The genomic segment gggagttgtcAGCCACCTAACAAAGGTGCAGGAAACCAAACGTTTGTCTTCTGCAAATGCACTACAAGGTCTCAACCGCTGAGCACTTCTCCAGTCCTCCAAACTATTgtgtttgtttcgttttgttgtTTTTCCGAGACTgaatttctttatgtagccctgactgtcctggaactctcattATAGAACAGGCCAGCCtctcggagatctgcctgcttctgcctccagagtgctgggattaaagtcatgaggCACCACAGCCCAGCCCAAACTATAATTTCAATGAATGAAAGTGACCAAAGTAAACtttacacatgtataaaatgttcAAATTAAAACACTATTTTTGCAAGTGCTTACAAGTTTAAAATGGAAGAAACTTTCCAAATGTCATTAGAATAAAGCAGTCACCTTAGTACAAAATAACCGACGGTGCTCAGTAGTAGAGTAGCCgataaaagtaaacataaaatgtttGTAAGTTTTAAAATGGATGTTAGCGGTTGCTTAAAAGTCCCACAAGCATTTCaccccaaaccccaccccacTGGCAAAGGCGCATGCGCAGCAAGTCCGCCGCGTGCGTACTCAACGCCCGCCCACAGGAAGCGGACGGGAAAGATGGCGGCGCCGAGTGTCCCCACGCCGTTGTACGGGCACGTGGGTCGCGGAGCCTTCAGAGACGTGTACGAGCCAGCAGAGGACACATTCCTGCTACTGGACGCGCTCGAGGCGGCAGCGGTCGAGCTAGCAGGGTGCGAGGAGGGGCGCGCCTCAGCGGGAGAGAGCGGGGTGTCCTGGGGGCGGAAGCCGGAACTTACCGCCCTCCTCCGGAAGTGAGGGGTCGGAGCCTTTCTGGTGATTGACAGCAGAGCAGGGTAAAGGAGGAGTTTTTCCCGTGCTGGGTTGATCCTCTCTCAGGTCTTCGGGTTCACGATCACCCTGCCCTGCCTTTCAGCTGTTAATCTGAAGAATGTAAACGTGCCGCTGAGTAACAGCCGGAGTTTATCGACCTGAAACAAGATGTTCCAAAACTTTGCTgcttttctatttcaattttaatttttttagtgaaTAAAGCTCGCGTAGGGTTATTTGAACGACTTAGTGTATGAATAACATCCTCGGGCAACAGAAGAACACATGGAGTAGTGAACTATTAAACCCACTCAACCTATTTAAGGAACAGCCATTAACCATCTGAGGGCTTAAAGTGTTACTGCAACTGAGAAAgcggattttctttttctttttctttttcttttactttttcttaattGAACTGTTAGAATTTTAGTTGCATGTCGTTAGAACTATTAGGGAAGATTTAAATAGTTACATGCATCCGGTAGTAGGATTTTCACTAGTCTGATTAAGGCGCTTGCTGTCAAGCCTTCAGACCTGAGTTCTAGCCTCAGAAACTACTACAGGTTGTTCTTAGAGGTTCAGTCACAATGAGGACGGTTctgcccatgcacacacaaaataaacctaATAAAACATTTTGCTGAAAGAATTTGGGTTATTAACTTAATGATCAGAATTCCAACCGGATTTCTCCAAAACGAAATAGCCATCATGCTTATTTATGTTGTCACATTTTTCCCCCACCTATAAAATGCTCTTAAAACCAGTCTTTCTTCATAGATGGTGGGAATATCTCCTGGAGCATTGGACTGTAACTTGAATGCTCAGGATAGCTCAAAGATTTACAAGTACAAATTGCATTGCAGAGTATGACCTTTGTAACAAGGTCAGTAATAGAGCTGACCTTGTCACAAAGGCTGGGATTCTAATTATTTAAGAGCCTTACTGTAATGGTTACTTCCAAAAAGAAAATACCTGGTAAGATTCACAAACTTTACTATGGCCCACTAGTGGCTTGTGGGTCATATGTGGGTCACATACATTATGTGGCTGATTCTAAAGGTAAAACTACTGTAACTCCTTGCATAGTTGTTTGAAAAGTTAAGTGCGAGAAAAATCTTGTAAATGTCATCAGGACAGTCAGTGGTGGAAATTAAGTTGTGTTTTTGACGCATGGACAGTGATCAAGGAAATACATTTATTGGAAAATCATAGATTGTTACGTTTAGAAAGCTAAGATTATTGTCATTCTAAGATCAGACACTGAAGTACTTGCCCCACACAGTTCTCAAGTAGAAAGAGGTCTTTGTTCCTCATGTATCTAGGTAGATGGCGGGCTTTTACCAAACCCTAGGATATGCTGCTGGCTTTATTTAAGTACTTCGGCTTATACACTTAAACTATTAGCGGGTTTGAGCTAAGCAGTAATGCAATAGTAAGCATCCAGTGGTTGCCAGGAATGGTAAATTTCCTTACATTCCCATGTATTTGCAAGTGAgtgatggtgctggagaaatacaTTATATGGCATGAGAGTTGTCTTCCATGAAGAGTATCTTCATAAGAAGGAACTAGATATTCTTGTTTTCGTTGTTAGGGTGGAAATATGCCTTGAAGTAGGAGCAGGATCTGGTGTGGTGTCTGCATTCCTGGCCTCCATGATAGGTCCTCAGGCCttgtacatgtgagtatgtgaTCTTCATCCACCCCTCCTCCTGGGTCCCTATGACTGACTGCAGCAGCTCAAGTGAAATGTTTTAAACAGACACTATGTCTCTGATAGTGTTCCGGTAAGGCCTCAGGTCACAGATTATGCTTGTCCTCGTTATAATCTCCAGTTCACTCCTTCACGCTGTGTGATTTTAGAAACAACACAACTTTGTTATCTCTACTGTGAATCGTTCTCTCGTAAACAGCTTGACTGTTATAAAATAGATGCAAAGTTGAATGCCCTTGCAGAGATCTCGGGAATACAAAAGCCAGGGGGAATAGTCATTAGAAGATTTTGCCATACACAGAACAAATGAATTTCTTTCAGCTCGTTAGCTCCTGTGTATTTTGTGTAGCGGTTTCCTATCAGTGATCTCATTCGGTTCTCGTTTGCTGGCTGTTGGAGCCATGCTGAGATAAGCTCCTTCGCATGAGTGTAAACAGATGTTTTAGCAGTGTCATCAGTATAACAAGcttttgttctctttgtctttgcTGTTATGAGAtcattccaatttttttttttcctacaccaTGTTAGAATTAACAAAGCATTCCTAGATTTACTCTAGCAGGAATCTGCTGGTACACAACCCACTTCTATACACCCCCTgatcttttttctcctctgtgtttTTAGGTGCACTGATATCAACCCTGAAGCAGCCGCGTGTACCTTGGAAACGGCACGCTGTAACAGAGTTCTCATTCAGCCAGTAATTACAGATTTGGTGAGCGTTGATCCTCCTTCAGTAGTAATTGATTGTGCTTCATTGACAGTCAATTGGTTTTAGTGGGAATAAGCTTTAGaaattaagttttgttttgtttgtatgagacaaagtgtcatgtagcccaggctagcctcaaacttgctatgcagccacagatgactttgaactctcatttttgtttgtttttaactaaattttttttcttttatttttaagattataattacataatttctcccttccctttccttcctccaaatcctcccatatacCCAACATGCATGCTCGAGCAGCGTGTGTTCCTAAGTagaacctgctcagtctgtatagtgTATGCTTTCAAccctgaccatttggtattaggtAAATGCTGGAGTTATAGGTTGACCATAAACATGACCACATTCGACTCTGAATCCAGTTCATACTGGCTTAACCCTAAAAAGCATTTCGTACAGCTAGCACAGGAACTCAGATGAcatcacacatttttttcttagctcTGAGTTTCTCTCCAGTGTCCCTCCTGCAGTCAGACACCCTCAGAGTAACAAGATGTTTGCATCTCTGTGTCTTATTTATTTGCAACTGCCCATGAAAAGAAGTGTCTCCACAGTATTCTTGGAATGAGAATTGTTTGGAGGCACGTGGGTCCTGTGTCCCGGAGACGGGCATTTGAAGAGTGACTTTGACCTGGGTCATAGTCCTCCAACCCCACCTCACATAGATCCTACCAGGCTTGAGTTGAGAATGAGAGGAGATAACAATACAGTCTTTTAAGATACATATTACATGTTCCCTGTATCCTCAAAACATACCAAGCAcgttttaccttttaaaaactcACTGGTGTCAGCTACTCTGAGCTGTGTGGTACTAAGGTCTATTCAGGTGTGTGCTCTGTGAAGAAACTGACAGCCCTCCTTTGTCTTCTCACCATTGTCCTGTTTCTCTGTCATCTATGGGTAGAATGTCTGTTCTCCCTGTTGCTAGGCTTCATGTAAGAAAGTCAGACAGTTCTAAGGGCCCTCCACAGTGTTCCTACTGGGAATGAAGTCCGAGTATTTTGCGGCATGCAGTGAACATTACCAGAGCCTTTCGCTTATTTTTCAATTCTTGGAGATGTTAAGGCGGGGAACCGCCTAGGCCTGGCTAGAGATGCCTGTACTGGACGGTCAGGCCTCAGTTACGTTTTATTTAACTTTCttcatgttagcatgtctgttttaatattttgtcctttttccttttttgcaaaATCCAGGCAGCAGTTATTACTGGGTAGCTGGATAGGACAGAGCACTGTGAGTTACAAAGAAATCTCTAGTTTTCTTATCCAGAATTTTTGGGAAATTATATTTCAGAGTTCTTTTAAGAAACTTAATTTCTTTATGGAACTGAAAATAGTTTCAAAGCTTGCACTAGCCCGCATGCATGCAAATTTACATCCAAActacttcaaagaataattattgtttccttttttaaaggagcagaaagggggctggagagatggctcagcagttaagactgtggctgttcttccagagtcctgagctcaattccttacaaccacatggtggctcacaaccatgtgtaatggaacctgatactgtcttctggcctgcaggcattcAGGCAGCCAGAGTcctcatatacttaaaataaattactaaatcttttttttttttttaattaaagaagaaagaaattacttCTGAAAGCATATCCTCAAAAATAGGTCTTAGGAGTTCTCTTTGAATTATAAGTTAACTGGCATATTAGGATAATTAAAATGGGATTGATTATAGAAATCTAGATGGGGAAATTCTGAGATATCACTTGGTAATGTATAGTCAGTGTTCATAACCCTGTCCAATATGTGTCAAGTGCTTGGATGGTGTGAATGGAAATGAAGTGATTTTATTCAtagttttaacacacacacatacaattgtgatttctttcccccccccccttgttccATAGAAACCTGTACCCAGTTGAAAGATCTTCATAAGCCAAACACTGGTCATTTATACTCTCTGACCACTGAGTTCAGTGCTTCCTTCTCTGACATTTGATCTTGTCTGTCAAAACACTTACAAGTAACTGAAGAAGCAAAACCACAGTCCATTCTTGGTGTTTTCTGTCATTCAGATACAGTCTATGTCATCTTACAAAATATTTCCCTTGGGAGCTAGATAGCTAGGTACAGAGTCTGTTTTACAAGGACCTATGAGAGATTCCAGGAATGAATAtgaaaagccagacacagtggcaTGGTTGTTTGTAGTcccagagacaggtggattcctgcAGTCTCTCTGGCAGGCTGGCCTAGCCCCGCAGTAAACTTCCAGGCCAGTGGGAGACAAAAAACATCAagattgtcctctaacctccatacatgtacatgcacaagcACGCATACGCTCACACACACCATTTCTTAGTTATGTTGTGTAAGTTAGCAGACATAACTGTAAAGCTCTTCACAGATCTACAGGGACCACATTTCACACAATCAGAGCTCACTTGTCCTCACACCATCTTCTAAAAGTGAGCCTAGAGCAGAAGTGTGTCTGCTGCTGAGTAGAAGCCACAGTCAGCATCTGTTCGCTCTCACCTAGACAGTACTCATTTTTAGCTTATATTCATATAAACTGCATCTGCATGCACTAAGAAAACTGAAGTATTTCCATCTGTAAGTCCTTCCCCTCCTGACATGAAAGTAACCTTAAAGACTTACTTATTACTTAAATCAGGATCCAGCTTAAACTACATTGTTGCTGCCCTCAGGTCCACGGCTTGCTGCCCAGATTGAAGGGGAAAGTAGACCTGTTGGTGTTTAACCCCCCCTATGTAGTGACTCCGCCTGAAGAGGTAAGACCCACAGCAGAACTTAGTTTCTAGCTGTTTCATGAGACAAATGAACTTCCTCTGACTTCGCACTCCTCTAACTGTACAGAGGCTGTCAGTCACAGATGCTCTGAGTGATGCAGAAGGGAAAAAATACTGCTGCAAGCACAAAGCATGACCTGCCTAGTCAGAACTCTCACCTAGATCAGGCCATGGTGGTTAAACAGGCCTAAACCtgtaaagcacattttaaaaatacttgtagtCAACTACAATTATTCACTAATAATTTCCTTCTCAAAGTCTTGGGTTTCATCCCTTCAAATGATCAGAAATTAAAAGTGTGGGACCAATCCTGATCTTTCATAGGGAAACAGGAGAAATACATGTATTTAAGAATCTCCat from the Arvicanthis niloticus isolate mArvNil1 chromosome 12, mArvNil1.pat.X, whole genome shotgun sequence genome contains:
- the Hemk2 gene encoding methyltransferase HEMK2 isoform X1, with translation MAAPSVPTPLYGHVGRGAFRDVYEPAEDTFLLLDALEAAAVELAGVEICLEVGAGSGVVSAFLASMIGPQALYMCTDINPEAAACTLETARCNRVLIQPVITDLVHGLLPRLKGKVDLLVFNPPYVVTPPEEVGSHGIEAAWAGGRNGREVMDRFFPLASELLSPRGLFYLVTIKENNPEEIFKTMKTRGLQGTTALCRQAGQETLSVLRFSKS
- the Hemk2 gene encoding methyltransferase HEMK2 isoform X3, which gives rise to MAAPSVPTPLYGHVGRGAFRDVYEPAEDTFLLLDALEAAAVELAGVEICLEVGAGSGVVSAFLASMIGPQALYMCTDINPEAAACTLETARCNRVLIQPVITDLVHGLLPRLKGKVDLLVFNPPYVVTPPEEKKFLKQ
- the Hemk2 gene encoding methyltransferase HEMK2 isoform X2, coding for MAAPSVPTPLYGHVGRGAFRDVYEPAEDTFLLLDALEAAAVELAGVEICLEVGAGSGVVSAFLASMIGPQALYMCTDINPEAAACTLETARCNRVLIQPVITDLVHGLLPRLKGKVDLLVFNPPYVVTPPEEGWARARHS